A genomic window from Globicephala melas unplaced genomic scaffold, mGloMel1.2 SCAFFOLD_1025, whole genome shotgun sequence includes:
- the LOC138842546 gene encoding collagen alpha-1(I) chain-like: MSVGIGRLNPAFGSSRSASSAYQKSDDRFARQDRYGPPPEFPLASPCPGIVHHLSGPNTCAHAPPPRRGGRDGPVVRPRRTGEASGSHLGRRLRAAFTFIAPRRLSRVGWVADIAADPVRSLRPTAWPLDAGGRGKGENPPPPPNQAPPGPDGATRPGRTGDSPPRPDPPGWRRSRGGRAVAPWEGRPGPPWRTPARPRGERPLAGEPPAGVGAGRGESAATGLAPSAPGFGEPCCRGAVTLGEVGPAVAADAAAADAAAAAAVTTTAERRRRRRPRRRPRGPPEPPSPPAFPAVPEPVAAHRRGGNAPGGGRSPAGGRSPAGPTPGPARPPPRPPRPHPPAETRGESLRWSLPPALGCIPKQPDSGKTRARRAGGRYRPHTVHGLGLDQKDLGPPRAAPGSGSSRVATSDLRSRLGGRAPRRARARAGERAKEGRRETPRPSRGRPPPPPAPLNPPPCAGGERDAREGGAGREHEPAATGRTDGRTDGAGRPGVAAGRRTTTRARRRAGAVTEGRTADDGGGGGGTGEDDEEDEEEEEEREQRTGEGGGRRGSRQTAPPRRATDGRRRAPPPTTDRRPPPAGSGSVHEAPSGAAAARGKARGGRRRRGVPRVAAGARIPGARPRTHDSASARDARPDTARRGEAAGAGTDPGRAGRGPAEEAGRTSPGRRRGRAAYDGGTDAAQPPPPAPAARARDRPRPPTPRG; encoded by the exons ATGAGCGTCGGCATCGGGCGCCTTAACCCGGCGTTCGGTTCATCCCGCAGCGCCAGTTCTGCTTACCAAAA GTCGGACGACCGATTTGCACGTCAGGACCGCTACGGACCTCCACCAGAGTTTCCTCTGGCTTCGCCCTGCCCAGGCATAGTTCACCATCTTTCGGGTCCTAACACGTGCGCTCATGCTCCACCTCCCCGGCGCGGCGGGCGAGACGGGCCGGTGGTGCGCCCTCGGCGGACTGGAGAGGCCTCGGGATCCCACCTCGGCCGCCGGCTGAGGGCGGCCTTCACCTTCATTGCGCCACGGCGGCTTTC ACGGGTCGGGTGGGTGGCCGACATCGCCGCTGACCCCGTGCGCTCGCTTCGCCCGACGGCGTGGCCCCTGGacgcgggggggcgggggaaagGCGAgaacccgcccccgccccccaaccaggCACCCCCCGGGCCCGACGGCGCGACCCGCCCGGGGCGCACTGGGGACAGTCCGCCCCGCCCCGACCCACCCGGTTGGAGGCGGAGCCGGGGTGGGAGAGCGGTCGCGCCGTGGGAGGGGCGGCCCGGCCCCCCCTGGCGGACACCGGCGCGCCCCCGCGGGGAACGCCCCCTCGCGGGAGAGCCCCCCGCGGGGGTGGGCGCCGGGAGGGGGGAGAGCGCGGCGACGGGTCTGGCTCCCTCGGCCCCGGGATTCGGCGAGCCCTGCTGCCGGGGGGCTGTAACACTCGGGGAGGTTGGGCCCGCCGTCGCCGccgacgccgccgccgccgacgccgccgccgccgccgccgtgacGACGACCGCGGAacgacgacgacgacgacgacCGCGACGACGACCGCGGGGCCCCCCCGAGCCACCTTCCCCGCCGGCCTTCCCAGCCGTCCCGGAGCCGGTCGCGGCGCACCGCCGCGGTGGAAATGCGCCCGGCGGCGGCCGGTCGCCGGCCGGGGGGCGGTCCCCCGCcggccccacccccggccccgcccgcccacccccgcgacccccccgcccccacccgcccGCGGAGACGCGGGGGGAGAG CCTTAGATGGAGTTTACCACCCGCTTTGGGCTGCATTCCCAAGCAACCCGACTCCGGGAAGACCCGGGCCCGGCGCGCCGGGGGCCGCTACCGGCCTCACACCGTCCACGGGCTGGGCCTCGATCAGAAGGACTTGGGCCCCCCACGAGCGGCGCCGGGGAGTGGGTCTTCC CGGGTCGCCACGTCTGATCTGAGGTCGCGTCTCGGAGGGCGCGCGCCTCGGAGGGCGCGCGCGAGAGCGGGCGAGCGGGCGAAGGAGGGACGGAGAGAGACCCCGCGGCCGAGCCGCGGTCGACCGCCCCCCCCACCGGCTCCCCTCAACCCGCCCCCGTGCGCGGGGGGAGAGAGGGACGcgcgggagggaggggcgggacgGGAGCACGAGCCGGCGGCCAcgggacggacggacggacggacggacggggCGGGGAGGCCGGGGGTGGCGGCCGGGAGACGCACGACAACCCGAGCGCGCCGCAGAGCCGGCGCCGTCACGGAGGGGAGGACGGCAGacgacgggggtgggggtggggggacgggagaggacgacgaggaggacgaggaggaggaggaggagcgggAGCAGCGGACGGGAGAgggcggcgggcggcgcggaAG CCGCCAGACGGCCCCGCCACGACGAGCGACGGACGGACGACGCCGTGCGCCCCCGCCCACCACCGACAGGCGCCCACCGCCGGCCGGCTCGGGGAGCGTGCACGAAGCGCCGAGCGGCGCGGCCGCAGCCCGGGGGAAAGCGCGCGGCGGCAGGCGACGCCGCGGCGTCCCGCGGGTCGCCGCCGGGGCACGCATCCCCGGGGCGCGGCCGCGCACGCACGACTCGGCCTCGGCCCGAGACGCCCGCCCCGACACGGCGAGGCGAGGCGAGGCGGCGGGGGCGGGCACGGATCCCGGACGCGCGGGTCGGGGCCCCGCGGAGGAGGCGGGCCGGACCTCGCCGGGACGCCGCCGGGGGCGGGCGGCGTACGACGGCGGAACGGACGCGGCCCAACCACCACCGCCGGCCCCGGCCGCGAGGGCGCGGGACCGTCCCCGCCCACCGACACCCCGGGGGTAG
- the LOC132595082 gene encoding collagen, type I, alpha 1b-like — protein sequence MHGLIFETSICYWQDQPGRGKREHTEPGVPGRGARRGAGDTAVAAGGAGGRPHPHPTSGEGAGRRRTPGPDRQPAPPAARTADRLRPGHGAARNLGGPGAGPRAPAGRSGGRPARARSPALTRTGGGGGGSGRGPATPHLPARPTGAGRRGHGGRSATAGRGPDDPRSGERAGAGRGAARQGDGRRSPQPRPTRNDAGGRAAAADHGAVPRQAREAKHTGTRPGGRQTRRTGDRADEARLARPPPRRRGDDLAEDVAGGGGRAPTRGRPGGHLKGTDASRPPGHDTGSHRQRPPAQGRSRGTQDADWPPRPPNQGAPPRGARAHHRQTPTSRGQPRDNNTLPRAHRPPHVPRHTPPPPRPTPPPQGPPRPNTIAPTPVCDSPHTRKWGRRHTRRRPGHEVSPPHGTPWEDDGDEVAGPRPPPRERNRGKTPRPLPSRPPRESHSRDTPPRRRPRGARWEKGTTPPLGLAHLRDDLERSRGTTEDRASHAHAPAAGARRSGGTAPTDAGRTAREAHAKEAKRERLLRPRTTAPPTPPAGRHKRGEGPADRTRRAVPFAKNVADDPARRTPDTWHGACGLGSSQPPPGACGGEGESHGVEDPRTTSPRRPRVSQRPEAAPRVGSAGRTHESRRAGPSGRLKWQGPVRAPDGGPKPSALRASRVPEPPARDARGDRVSTYLVVKKAHFRRKKSRRPAAGPIHEPRGGSPGPRPGYLSPTLPHPQQPRSSLGAIWSTRAAGAAEWSGAGRENVAEAASGPGSPSPDRPREQYDSGRSPPPPPPRPGLAVEEGAGEGEKKSRPPTGTHVGPLKGRACTPNLKRQQEAPTPGRHRDSHRQRRPAPGTLPRARRPSHSPHEGRRSSRDKGQYKSGRQVAPDNGSNVPGPGSLSPAGHRGCSSAGPPKRPSSARRGEPAGVWRGPEASVSELAPGTARHGATPAADGGGGGAGEAGKTSPGGRLEGNALPTRLLGGGKSHGDAGGARGGRHG from the exons ATGCATGGCTTAATCTTTGAGACAAGCATATGCTACTGGCAGGATCAACCAGGTAGGGGAAAGCGCGAGCACACGGAGCCGGGCGTgccggggcgcggggcgcggcggggcgcgggcgacacggcggtggcggcggggggggccgggggccgcccccacccgcaccccacgagcggggaaggggcggggaggaggcgAACACCGGGGCCCGACCGAcagcccgccccgcccgcggCGAGGACGGCCGACCGCCTACGCCCGGGACA CGGCGCGGCCCGCAACCTCGGCGGCCCGGGAGCGGGGCCACGGGCACCGGCAGGTCGCTCCGGAGGCCGGCCGGCGCGTGCCCGCTCGCCCGCGCTCACACGGacggggggcggcggcgggggctcGGGCCGAGGCCCGgccacccctcacctccccgcCCGCCCGACGGGAGCGGGGCGTCGCGGGCACGGCGGCCGGTCCGCGACGGCCGGCCGGGGTCCCGACGACCCGCGCTCGGGCGAGCGcgccggggcggggcgcggcgcggcgcggcaGGGGGACGGACGGCGGTCCCCCCAACCTCGCCCAACACGCAACGACGCCGGCggacgggcggcggcggcggaccaCGGAGCGGTGCCGCGGCAGGCCCGGGAAGCGAAACACACCGGGACGCGGCCCGGGGGTCGGCAGACGCGACGGACGGGAGACAGGGCCGACGAGGCGCGGCTGGCTCGGCCGCCGCCGCGGAGGCGCGGCGACGACCTCGCGGAAGacgtggcgggcgggggcggacgCGCGCCGACGCGAGGGAGGCCCGGGGGCCATCTTAAGGGCACGGACGCGAGTCGGCCGCCGGGGCACGACACGGGGTCTCACCGCCAGAGGCCTCCAGCGCAGGGGCGGTCCCGCGGCACCCAGGACGCCGACTGGCCTCCTCGGCCCCCCAACCAGGGTGCCCCCCCTCGCGGGGCTCGCGCCCACCACCGCCAAACACCCACGAGCCGCGGCCAGCCCCGCGACAACAACACTCTCCCGCGCGCACACCGGCCGCCCCACGTGCCCCGCCACACGCCTCCGCCGCCGCGCCCGACTCCCCCGCCTCAGGGACC GCCCCGGCCCAACACGATCGCACCCACGCCCGTGTGCGACTCCCCACACACACGCAAGTGGGGGCGGCGGCACACGCGGCGTCGGCCCGGCCACGAAGTCAGTCCCCCCCACGGCACACCGTGGGAGGACGATGGCGACGAGGTGGCAGGCCCCCGTCCCCCACcgagggagagaaacagaggcaagaCCCCGCGCCCTTTACCGTCTCGACCCCCCCGAGAGAGCCACTCACGGGACACACCACCGCGGCGGAGACCCCGAGGAGCACGCTGGGAAAAGGGAACGACACCACCGCTCGGCCTCGCGCACCTGAGGGACGACCTGGAGCGCTCCAGGGGCACCACAGAGGACCGAGCAAGTCACGCTCACGCGCCGGCAGCGGGCGCGCGGCGCAGCGGCGGGACGGCCCCCACCGACGCGGGGAGGACCGCCCGCGAGGCACACGCCAAGGAGGCGAAGCGAGAGCGTCTGCTGCGTCCGAGGACCACGGCCCCGCCCACGCC GCCGGCAGGGCGTCACAAGAGAGGCGAGGGGCCCGCGGACAGAACGAGAAGAGCGGTCCCGTTCGCCAAGAAC GTGGCCGACGACCCCGCGAGGAGAACGCCTGACACGTGGCACGGAGCCTGCGGGTTGGGGTCGTCTCAGCCACCACCGGGTGCCTGCGGCGGGGAAGGGGAGTCACACGGGGTAGAAGACCCACGCACCACCTCGCCCCGCCGCCCTCGGGTGAGCCAGAGACCGGAGGCGGCACCGCGGGTCGGGTCAGCCGGGCGCACACACGAGAGCCGGCGCGCAGGCCCAAGCGGGCGGCTCAAGTGGCAAGGGCCGGTTCGGGCGCCGGACGGCGGTCCAAAGCCCAGCGCCCTGCGCGCGTCCAGAGTCCCAGAACCCCCAGCGAGAGATGCCAGAGGAGACCGTGTCAGCACCTATCTGGTGGTAAAAAAGGCCCATTTCAGGCGAAAAAAATCACGGCGCCCGGCAGCGGGGCCCATCCACGAACCTCGGGGGGGCTCCCCGGGACCTCGGCCCGGCTACCTCTCCCCAACACTTCCCCATCCACAGCAGCCCCGGAGCTCTCTCGGGGCCATCTGGTCGACCCGAGCAGCGGGGGCGGCAGAGtggagcggggcggggcgggaaaACGTGGCAGAGGCAGCGAGCGGGCCGGGGTCACCCTCCCCGGATCGCCCGCGCGAGCAG TACGACTCGGGCCggtccccaccgccacccccaccccggccggGACTCGCggtggaggagggggcgggggagggtgagAAAAAGTCGCGTCCGCCGACCGGGACCCACGTGGGCCCGCTAAAGGGCCGG GCCTGCACGCCCAATCTCAAGCGACAGCAGGAGGCGCCCACGCCTGGGCGCCACCGGGACAGTCACCGCCAGCGTCGCCCGGCTCCCGGAACTCTGCCTCGGGCCCGGCGGCCGAGTCACAGCCCTCACGAAGGTCGCCGAAGCTCCAGAGACAAGGGACAATATAAAAGCGGCCGCCAGGTGGCTCCCGACAACGGCTCCAACGTCCCCGGGCCGGGTTCCCTGTCGCCGGCCGGCCACCGAGGATGCAGCAGCGCCGGGCCGCCCAAACGCCCGAGCTCAGCCCGCCGGGGCGAGCCGGCGGGCGTCTGGCGCGGCCCCGAGGCGTCCGTCTCGGAGCTAGCTCCCGGGACGGCACGACACGGCGCGACCCCGGCAgcagacggggggggggggggggccggggaAGCTGGGAAGACGTCGCCGGGAGGCCGCCTCGAAGGAAACGCGCTCCCCACGCGACTCCTCGGCGGGGGCAAATCCCACGGAGACGCCGGCGGGGCCCGGGGCGGCCGGCACGGG